The nucleotide window CTCTCTTTTTTGTTATATTTTATTTACAGTATTCATCATCTGAAATAGCTGTTTGCCTCCCAGGGCCAGCTACTTAGATTGTTTCTCAGTAGGACAGATCTACACAAAACTTTGCTGGCTAACAATAGTGCTACATCGGCTGATCGGCATAGACTGCTTGTCTGACACGGAAGCTCGTGTTGCTGTAATTATGTTAGCCACTGTCTTGAACTTGCCACCCTCATGCCAGACAGATAGAATACTCTCACATGAAAAACTTGCATAATGGTGTTCTCTTTCAGCCTTCATTGACCTATCACAATTAAGTTAACATATTAGAAGTGTAGAATCTACTATTGACAACGTAGATAAGAAGGATGTTCTGAACCCTACTGCTTGCAAAACTAATTGTGTATGTGGCCAGCCAGTGCATTAGATGCAAAATTTAGTTAACAAAGAGCTCTTGTGTTCAAGGGGAGCCTTGGCGCAGCGTAAAGCTGTTGACTTCTGACCATGAGGTCACGTGTAGTCCTTGAAACAGCCTCTTGCAGAAATGCAGGGAAAGGCTGCgtacaaaagacccaaagtggtTTGACTCTTCCCCGGAccctgcgcaagcgggagctacGTGTACTGGGCTGCCCTTTTTTTTAGAGAGCTCTTGTGTCAAAATTAAAATACTTGCTTCTTTTTATGATCACCTACTTTGTGAAATTACCAGCATATCCAGTTAGAGGGTCCTCAAACAAGGATGTGGCGCTTGTTTTTTTGCATTACATAATGGCATTCATGATGCAGGGAATCATTACTGCTCCAATGCTATATGCGATGGAAGAATTCCCACAACTACAAGATGTCGTTGACCAGGGTTTTGACAATCCTGTAAATGTTGAGATCGTGAGTAGTTATTTTATGTAAATAAAAGAATGGATGCTGTCTTGACCTGTATTATGACCTGACATAGCAATCCATACTTGCAAACTATAGGCCTTGGACTACCTCCAGAAGAGCCGGGGAATCGAAAGAACAAAAGAGCTTGCGCAAGAACACGTTAACCTTGCGGTCAAAGCCATCGAATCTCTCCCAGACAGTGACGATGAAGATGTTCTGATTTCAAGGCGCGCTCTTATTGATATCACACAGAGAGTCATCACAAGGACAAAATAGCATGATTATACACAGGGTGGAGAAGATAAGGCGGAGTTTCGCCACAGGTGTAGTGTTCCGCTTGGAAATTTTTGGTCGCCTTGGTCATTGCATTCTTTCCATTGCCCGGGTTTTGTGTAACATTTGATGAGACTTCAGGGTAACCATTCCTGGGAATCATCCTAAGTCGCAGCTGTAGTGGTTTTAGTTACTGGTGGCAGCAGAATCTGTATTAATATCACGATTGGCGATTGCACGATGACCTGATCATAAGACTGTAACCTTATAAATCGAAGTATGTAACACTATATACGAGGAAAAAGTAACCTGCTTGTGTTGAGAAAACCATGTTCTTCCATATGTTGACCTAGTAATTTTTGCTATCTTTACCCTTAATTTTCCTGAACTGGACTACATCGTCTCAATCTTGGGGCATTCTAGGAGCTTTGTATATTTGGTTTGATATGCAAATGTGTTCAATCCTCCATGACAAAACATTACAGTGGAAATAAATGTTGATCTGGACATATCATCAATGGGCACATAATCTAGAATGTCAGTGTGGTTGCAACTTCAAATCTAACTTCTTTCTCTTCTTTTGAGTGGATGACCTGAGAGTTGAGACCTAATGTGGGCCTTCAAATGATCAAATCCCATCATGCTTCTGCCACTGCTAATGAATGCTAGGCCTGGCTCCAGAACCTCTCCTTGGCCCACGCGATCGCCTCGTCCACGGCGGCGGCGCCGACGCTGTCGATGTCGCCGTCGTCCATGAGCAGCGGCGCCCGCTCCCTCACCTCCATCATCATCGCCTCCTGCATCACGGCCTCCTCCAGCCGGTGCGGGCGCGGCTGCGGCGGGTTGCCGAAGAGCGACGACGACGCGGCCGAGGACGGCGAGTAGTAGTAACCATAGTCGTCGGCGGCGCCAGAGCACTCGGTGCTGGTGTCGGCGGCGTAGTCTGGCGCCGGTGACCGCGCCCTGCCGCGCCGCTGCGTGCGCCGGAAGCTCGGCTCGCGGCTGCTGGTCTCCGGGTTCGACGTGAAGCAGCAGAAGCCGCTGCTCGCGCCGCGGTGGTGCCGCGACGAGGAGCTCTCAGCGGCGGCGCCGTTGTTGCTGACCGCGGACGACGCCGCGCTGCTGGCGCTGTGGTTCGTCCAGTCGCCGCCGTTGCCGTAGTAGTAGCGGCACGCCGGGTACGCGGCCGTCGAGCACGTGAAGCTGCTCTGGTACTCGGCTCGCGTCGACACGCTCGACGGCGGCGACGAGTCGTACCGGCGCGACGGGATCGCAATGGGCCTGCAAAACGACGGCTATGATCGTCAGAATGATGATCGAACAATGCAACGTGCTTGTGCTGTCACGTGACCAAAACCAAATGCTTCATGCATGCGCACGAATCGTCTGGCTCACCTGAGCTTGGACGCGAAGGAGGAGAGGGCGGCGTCTCCGCGGGCGTTGCCGGTGGCCACCTGCCGGAAGGCGGAGCGGCCGGAGCCGAACTCGTCGGAGCTGATCACCGACGAGGACTTGGTCGACTTGGACCTCGACCTCGACCGCACCTGACGGGCGCGGGCGCCGAAGATGTCGTCGAAGAAGCCCTCCTCGGTGGGCACGGCCGCCGACGCCGGCCTGCCACGGCGGCACAAGGCGTCGGCGCCACCGCCGTAAGAGTAGTATGGGTACTGGCCGGCGTGGCCGGCCGCCGCGGCGTGGTAGTCAGCGGCGGCTGCGTCGCCGCAGAAGCTGCTGAGGAGCACGGTGCGCGGCGGGCCGCCGAACACGTCCCGGAAGTCGTCGGGGGCGAGGCTCTTCTGGCCGTCCGACGAGCGCTGCCGCGGCAGCACCGCGCCCATCGTGCACCTCCATGACTCGTCCATTGCCACCGACCGATCACACGCACCAGAGCACACCACTACAAAACTATAGCACCAGTATGCTCGATCGTGTGAGGGCTTTGTGCTTCTTGGTGTCAGAGGAGATGGAGCTCCTATGATGATTTATACAAGAGACAAGCAGGGCGAGTAGGTTGGAAAGATGGGTGCTTTTGGGCCGTTGGATGCGTGTATATATAGTGCCCGTTTTAGTGCCACTTACGTACTGTAGCCAGGTACAGTTAGTACGGACAGGTACTAATCAGCGTCGCCATTGCATCCTAACTTTGCAGTGAAGAACTCGCTGAAGATCAATTACAGTTCTAAGATTTCACATTTCTTTGGCAGAAAACAGTCACAGAACATTGCAGATTTTATTCATTTATTGTAATGTTTTTGACAGGACGTTTATTTTGTAAAAAAAAACAGTTTAATTGATTGTAGTTTCATTTTGCTTGTGGGTGGTCAAAATCACATGTTAAAATGGTCCAACGTCTGCATGATTAAGCACTCTGATCGCCACAATCATGCACCGATGCTTAACTGAAAGACCAACACTTTAACCACTGCACAGTTGTCAGTTAAACTGACAGCTCCTTGTTCCGTGTTGCCTAGCTGTTGTGTTGTTGTATATACCTTCCAGTATATTAGATAAGATAATTGATGCGTGCAAGAGGGGAGTAATTAATCGATTTTAAGATATGATGGCATCACTTTTAGTCGAGGGGAGGAGGCATGTGAGATgggatgatcatgttttgccgcCCCCTTTGCAGACACGGCATCATGGTGGTTGATCCATTGCCCCCAAAATCCAATCTCCTCGAGCTTTTTTCATGCCAGAAAATTCCACTGCCTTTTCCACTTGACCTGAGACATGGCCTCCTTTATGTTCTTGTTAATGGTTTCCCTTTATGCTGGTGCTTTGCACACTAACTATTGTATTAGTTACAGGGAGTAGAAAATTAATTGAGGCGTAAATAACTATCCAGTTCAAAGATCAAAAGGTGCTTTTTTTAATAGGAATTTAAATAACCTCAGGCCCCGAAAGATCGTCATTTTTTGAATCATAGTCTCCAAAGCGTAATTTTGGCCACTAACGTATATTAGAATGCACTTATATATAACTCGAGAATATCGTATGCTATTGAAGCGTTTTATGAGATAAATTTACGCATATGACGGTTCGTTTCGAAAGTTTAAATATGTCTCGCCAACACTGTGCTCCTCTGAGGCCTGGCATGTTTTCTGAAATTCATCTTCATGCATTAATATGTTGCTCTTTATCTGATTTTTTGTCTATACTCCATCCATCTGTTCCTTTATCTGAGGCAAATTTTGACTTTCTAAATTCAGGCTTTGACCAAGAATGAGTCAAATGATATGAGGACTGTGTTACACAAAATTATGTTGTATTCGTCTTTAAAAGTAATTTTCCTGAGTTGTGACTGTGATTTTGTAACCCTTAACAAAGTATTATACTGAAAAGACAGCATTTGCATATATAAAAACAGATCCAGCGGTGATGGAAAAAGCTACTAGGCAGAGACAGATCGAAGTGGTTACTTATTACTCCAGCTCAAAGTGGTTATATTAATTACTCGAGCCGGTGTCATGCATAATGTGTGTGCTAATTAATCTCAGCAGCGGTCAGTTCAGTCAAGTTGAAACAAAAGTAGTAGCAAGCAGTTGAGAGTCGAGACACTACAACTCAGTAGCAGCTCATGACCGAGGTGCAAATCATGTGGAGCTTGCTTAAAGCTCTAGGCTAGGGAGCTAAAAAGGCGCACTTTGTGCTCCGCAGATGCACCTATCAGGCTTAAACAAACTAAAGGAAATCTTTGGCAGAATCACATAAAAACTTTGTTTATGCGACATTCCAAGATCCAAATCCAACGTCGCCTCCCTGGATGATCCATGCAGAATGTATGCTAACAAATGCAGCAGCTCAGCATCTATCCGTATATGAAATTCTGAATTGTTATGAGCGTCTTTCAGGACCCATGGTAAGCAAAGTGGAGCTTAGGTGAAAGCATACTCATTGGCTACACATCACACAGATCGAGTTGCTTCGTTCCCAAACCATCTCTTTTTTTTCATTCCatggcccccccccccccttgtgtTCTTCATCGGCTGCTGGTCTAGAAGAACAGAAGAGATCAGGTTTCTGTCCGTCTGTGTTTCTTTCCGTTCGTCGGGCATCATGGATCCGGGTCAAATGTCGAGCTTGACCGGCTCCATGAGCGTGTCTGCGCTTTCCGGAGCAGGTTCAGATAAAACGCATCGATGCTTTCAGAATTCAGATTCAGGCGTTCAGGTCCAGATAGGGCGAGTGAGCAGtggctgcatgcatgcatgcaaagAAGAGCAGGGCGTGAGATGGATCGACGGGGGAGGGAAGCTCGCGGACAGAGAAAAGATCATTCCGAATGATGATCCGGTGTCCCACAAGGCGCGGGCGGGCGGGCGAGCGAGCGCTGCTTTTGCCGCCGACGCCGCGCAGTGATGCGCATGATTTGCTCGTGTCCGGTGTCCCCTCCGGCTCCGGCAAAAGGTCGCGCCCGGCGAGCTTGGCCTTGGCAAGGAAAGGAGGAGGGCTGGAGGAGCactgcagcagcagcagcggcttggCCTGGGCGGGCTTTATCTCGAGCGATTCTAAAGGTAAAGAGAAGCACAAGGATTGAAGAAGGAGTTGTGCTATACACACGACAAGTTTTGCACGATAGATAGACGATGATACACACGAGAAGAAACACTGATTAGTTGCAGTATAATCTAAGCGAGGCGTCCAATCATAGTTGCTGCAATGAATGAATCTCCCTGACTCCTGGTTAGATTCTTGTCCAACCATCTCTGACGATAAATGAATCTCTCACTTTCCTCTGTTGTTGCAGTTTTTTCAGCAAAAGGAACTTGCTGCAATATGTGGGAATTGCTGAAACCAATGGAGGTTTAGCGAAATTCCACGATGTCGCTAGCTATTATGACAGTGTTTGCCCCATGCCTGGTCGTGTCGTGCGAGTAGGGACGACAGGCCTAGCTGGTTTGCATATATCCGAGTTGGCATCCAAGGCAGCAGCCACGTTGGCCTGGCAAGTTTTTACTTGACACGATGTACCAACTTTGGGTAAAATCTGACAGAAAAATTTATATGTGCAAGCACTGCCACAAATGTACAAACAGGGTGGAATGTGGAACTCACATTTTTCTTTTGTTAAGGGAAGATCATTATGGCTAGCTTTATTAAACATGGAGCAGAGATACATCGTCTATGAGTGAATTCACTTAGATTCTGCAATGTTCCATTGAGGTGCGGCGCATCTATATATCTTCTGTTCGGAGAAAGACGCGCGAATCTCTGTCAtctcaaaagaaaaagaaaaatgggAGAAAACACGCAGATGAATAAATAGGAGCTTTACATGTACACAGAGATTCATGCATTCCTGATTGATTGATGCGTGGTGCTTGGAGAACACACAAAACAACATGATTGCTTAAGTATCTTCATTCAGGGGCAACTCTAAAGACAAGATCATCATGATGCGCCACAAATTAGCAGCATGCAATGGTGGCAGTAGAAGCAAAGAACATGCATAATGGCTTTAGGTTTGCTATATGCCGTCGCAAAGCGCATACATGTGGGCCACCAGGATGCTCATTGCGAAGGGGACACCGAACCAAACCAAACCAACCCATGCAAATTGCGAGCCTTTCCAGGCTTTAAAAGAAGCGAGAGCTCTCTCGCCTTTGCGCGCGCACACATGAGACCAAATTTACGCTTTTGCTCTTTACTTCATGTACTGCTGGCCAGAAAAGAATCGCCGGCTCTGACAGGTCAGTGAGTGTGCTGCTGCTCATGCAAATTACTGGCTTTATGTGAGGCCTTTGGCACGTACATTCTCATGATACGGATGTCAGCGGTGAATGCAGTAAAGCTTCATGCAAGACGAAGCAATGATGTGCTAAAACATTGTGTAAGGGCATAGCGACCCGTAAAATTCCTCCCGCATTCATCCGCGGACACGGATTCGGGAGGCCGTCATCCAACGCTGACCGCATACATCCGGTCCTCCTCATTTGTTTTAAGTCCGCATGTTCAAATTGCCGCATACATAGAGTTCAGACGTTCAAACAGCTGCATACATAGAGCACAGACGATCAAATAGCCGCATGCAGTactagttcaaatttaaaaaaagTTTAAATATTACATTCCAACATTGTTGTCCCCTTTAACCGCCCACTAatgctcaatcagatctttctTCATCTGCTTTGAGTTGGTCGATGCTGAATTTGTTGATGCCTTTGAATAAACTCTTCAAATGTGACTGAATTCTGGTTTGGAAGTTAGATAGCATCATCCATATTCTTAAATTCTAGAGCCGCGGCAGCATCCTCACCCTCATCCTTGACGATCATGTTGTGCGTGATGTCGTGATCACACAACATGTCATCACCTCTCACAAGGTCTCTGAGATCTTGAAACTGAGAACATGCTCCTCCGCACGCTCCGCGTCTTTAATTAAGGACCGCCTACATTATCGCAATCTCATCTGAATATTCCTCCTCATCGGACGACTCAACATAGTGCTCGTATATGTACTTCAAAGCAGAATCCATTGctagaaagaagaacaaaaaacCTTTCTAGCTCCGGCAATTCATCAAACAGTTGTCGGGCATGGTGAGTATAGGAGTAGCGGATGATACATGGCGGGTGGGCGGAGGAGAGGGGTTGAACGTCGACGGAGGAGAAGCAGGGTGGAACCTGGCTAGAACGCTCAAGGTGATGGAGACATAGAGTTTCTGCAGGGGTGTGGTGTGGCGGTCGGGGTGGTGGAGCGGTGGCGAAGGCAAGAGAGAaagaaggaaggaggaaggatGGAGGCATGGGGTCCGGGAAGAGTTTTGGGTGGGCCGGTGGTGTCAGAGTCCTACGTGTCTGCTGTTCAGACTCCCACAAAGCTCCCCACGTTTGTCTCCGGTTTACGGAAGAAAGTACGTCCGGACCACCCTGCGAATCGATGTAGGCCTGCGTTTGATGACTTCCGCTGTCGGACAGTAGAGTTTATGTACGCGGGCGATTTGAGGTTCGGCATTCGAGATGCCGTAAGTCTCGTGTTGTCTCAACTTCCACATAAACGTGATGCTTGGCTTGATGTAAGGTTCACTTGTTATGTACTATGAAACAATCAATATTATGCATACGTATCCATGCATATTGCTTTATGCatcaatttttatttttattttgcaGAAAAACATCCAATCTATTCGTCTTCAATCATGACAGTACAATGAACactaaaaataataaaaattactccctctgtttttgtttactttgcatattagttttggtcaaagtcaaactttgtaaactttgGCCAAGTTTATAGAAAGAAATATGAACATTTACAAtaacaaatctatatgatgtgaaaatatattcaataatgaatctaatggtatcgATTTGTTtctgtatatgttaatatttttgtctacaagctttgtcaaagtttacaaagtttgactttgaccaaagccAATATGCGTACTAAATAAAAACGAAGGGAGTACATCCAGATTCATAGACCACCCAGCGACCGCTACAAGCattgaagcgagccgaaggcacCCGCCGTTATCGCCCTTTCCTCATCGGTGTCGGACAAAACTTGTTATAGTTGACAGTTGAGAAGTCGTCATGCTAAGGTCTCATAAGACCGCCACTGATGAAGATAACATAGATTGAAAGGATCATATGTATCCATGCATATGGCTTTATGCATCAATTGATGCCCATGCTGAGTTGTTTGTCCTTCCTTTTTGAATAAAAATTCTTGTATGTGTGGTCTGTATGTATTGCATTCGTCGCTTAACTAGAGAAGTGCATGTACACTGACAACTATCAAAATCGAGAATGACACATGGTTGATAAGGCAGTCTTATTTTAAGCTTGCTATGTAACTTAGAGAAGGTGATAAAAAGTGATATCCAATTGGTTATTTCTAAGTCTTATATCTGATAACTAGATATTCCTAAATATGTGGTGACACAAATTGTTGCTAAGAGATCAACTACTATTTAATTAAAAGAAGACAAATATTGAGACACTTATTTcgagatggagggagtataaaCAAATATTGTTTTCCATGCTGATAAATAATTTTGATATAAGATACCGCTTAAGAATACAATCTTTGTGTGGTACCTTCGAGGAGTTATTCTTACCAAGCACAACCTTATTAAGAGGAATTGGCATGTAAGTATGCAATGTGTTTTTTGTCATCATGATGAAacaataaaatattatttttccACTGCACATTGGCTCGTTCTATATGGCCAGTCATCCAAGTAGCTTCTTGCTTGTATCCTTCACGTACTGTTGCTAATATATTTGACGACTAGTTACATGGCATAGAGTATAGGTTTAGAATTCTTCTCAGGGTGGGAGCGCTTGCCGTTATTTATTTCGCTTTGACTATGTAGAAATGATAAGGTATTTAACGATAAAAGTACTTCTCTTTTGTAAGTTATCTACAAATGTACCGTACGCTTCGTTTATGGTCATCTCTACAACGTGTGGAGAATCAAGACCTGTTTACGGAGGTGTATACAGGCTTGGAGAACACGGCGAGAGATACTTTTACCTGATATGGATGGCAGCATGATCTTAGGATCGACCCTCCAACGGTTTAGGCGTCATACAGTCTCTTCATGAATACTTGTATTTCATCTTTTTTCCTTTCTGAGACTGGATTTGGTTTGACCGTGTGCATGTTAGTTATGCAGAGGCTGGGTGTAATACTTAAACCTTTTCAGTAATAAAGCGCCCTTTATCAAAAAATAATTCTATATTCAAGAAAAATACATTCATAACAAATAAATATAGGACCATAATTTAACGTTAACATGACCCCTCAAGCTTTAAATGTAGCATTGAATTATTTTTTAGAGTCATTTGAATATGCAAATAGCTCAAATTTCACAAGGGACATATATAAATAATCATCAAAAAAATATGTAATAAATGAATAGCCAAGTTCAAAGCTAATCCACATTCCAACAAGTTCGTATTTTGTCATTGTAAATCTTCGTAATTTATTATGCGCTATTAAATTCAAAATTACCATAACTATTTTTTCCAATTTCTTGATGACTTAGGTAAACACACAACTTAATTAGATCTCAACGTATAGTTACACAGGATAACCAAATTTTTGATTACACAACTCTATAGTATCACACGTATGCCTCGTACTGTTCATCGCAGTTGTATATTGTACAACAACAAGATGGCAAGCTAATTTAGAGACATTACAACTGCGCATCTTTTCAGCCATCTCACGCCACTAGCATTCTCAGCCGTTGGATCTTCGGTTTTGTGCGATTTCAACTGTCCGGTTACCGTTCGCTACCCAGCAAGCGCCACACGTAGTGGGCCGCTGCTATGGAAACAATTTTGGCCCTCTCGTGTTAAATTGGGCCTAATGGGCAATATGGTGTACCACTCCTCCGTCCACATGGCAGCCCTCCTCTCCTGGTAAAAATGGCGCAGCCCTCTCTCGGTGGCCGACATTGGGCGCTGGTGGCTAGCATGGTGACTGTCCCTCGGCTCCGACCGACCGGTTCGCCTCGCAGGCCGATGCCATGGGGCGCTGGCGCGGAATGCTAACCACCCTCTGGGTTGCCTCGCCGGCGACGCAACAGGGAGGTGGGTGGGGCAGCGAACCATTGGTTGCTGTTTGGAATTCATTTACAGGCAATTGACTGAGGAAATAAATCAGAGCTGGTGATCGATGCGCGCCACTCGCCAGCCGCGATAATTGCATATCGGTTACCAATGCTGATTCATGCTCTTTCTCTGGTCTGGGCGCCTCCATATAGTCTGCACCGCCCCTCTGCTCCTTCCCCACTCCCCTCACTTCGGCAAAACCTTCTCCAGTAGCCATGGGTGACGCATAGGTCGCTAATTCATCTTTCTCCTTTTTCATGTCGTTCCTCTGCTCTTCCCCTAATTATTCATCCAATGTTAGAATAATGATTGTTTTCATAGCATTCTTTGTACTCACAAACTAATGCATGTTATCTATCTTAACGgatcctttttttcttttttttttccaACCGGGCTCGCACCCCTTTCCATTAATTTTTGCAATCAATGGAAATACAATGTTCCAGTAGTTTTTCCAAGACAACCATCCCAAAATAAGGCTGAAAGGCGAGGAGCAAGCTGGGGCATCGACAGGAAACCCACCGCAGGAAGATCCTAAAATGGATCAACCGCCATGGGACAAAAACCTGACGACACTGACTAGCCACTACCCTAAACCACCAAACAATAATAGTGCGAAACCTGAGAGACTACATAGCCTACTCAGGGCAGAAAGAAGCAACTCTCCAAAATCACAGAATACTCCAGGACGGGCATCAAACCCCAACGGACTGCAAACCAAGCAGGATTAGCCGATCTGGATCCCCTCTCCATCCTTCAGACGCA belongs to Triticum urartu cultivar G1812 chromosome 7, Tu2.1, whole genome shotgun sequence and includes:
- the LOC125520779 gene encoding uncharacterized protein LOC125520779: MDESWRCTMGAVLPRQRSSDGQKSLAPDDFRDVFGGPPRTVLLSSFCGDAAAADYHAAAAGHAGQYPYYSYGGGADALCRRGRPASAAVPTEEGFFDDIFGARARQVRSRSRSKSTKSSSVISSDEFGSGRSAFRQVATGNARGDAALSSFASKLRPIAIPSRRYDSSPPSSVSTRAEYQSSFTCSTAAYPACRYYYGNGGDWTNHSASSAASSAVSNNGAAAESSSSRHHRGASSGFCCFTSNPETSSREPSFRRTQRRGRARSPAPDYAADTSTECSGAADDYGYYYSPSSAASSSLFGNPPQPRPHRLEEAVMQEAMMMEVRERAPLLMDDGDIDSVGAAAVDEAIAWAKERFWSQA